In one window of Methanoculleus chikugoensis DNA:
- a CDS encoding arsenate reductase ArsC has translation MKQRVLFIGTNNAARTQMAEGYLRARHGDRYEACSAGIAPTALDPLAAKVMDEIGVDIAGQRAKDLTLFDGKEMDYAVVLCAGGVCPMFPWTKETLHVDFPDPGRATGTPDKVLAAYRRSRDAIAAWIDGRFE, from the coding sequence ATGAAGCAGAGAGTGCTCTTCATCGGCACGAACAACGCCGCCCGGACCCAGATGGCGGAGGGTTACCTCCGCGCCCGCCACGGCGACCGTTACGAGGCCTGCTCCGCCGGGATCGCCCCGACCGCCCTCGATCCCCTCGCCGCAAAGGTCATGGACGAGATCGGGGTCGATATCGCCGGGCAGCGGGCAAAGGATCTCACCCTCTTCGACGGGAAGGAGATGGACTACGCGGTTGTACTCTGTGCCGGAGGCGTCTGCCCGATGTTTCCCTGGACGAAGGAGACGCTCCACGTCGACTTCCCGGACCCGGGCCGGGCCACGGGAACCCCGGATAAGGTGCTTGCGGCCTACCGGCGGAGCCGCGACGCGATAGCCGCCTGGATCGACGGGCGGTTCGAGTGA
- the purE gene encoding 5-(carboxyamino)imidazole ribonucleotide mutase, protein MADVTVICGSASDGAVAEKVFETLKEHGVSYDYAVISAHRDPERLDEYVKASDARVFIAIAGLSAALPGVIASKTKRPVIGVPVSGTLMGLDALLSIVQMPKGVPVACVGVDNGVNAALLAVRILNAGRA, encoded by the coding sequence ATGGCAGACGTCACGGTTATCTGCGGTTCCGCCTCGGACGGCGCCGTTGCGGAGAAAGTCTTCGAGACCTTAAAAGAGCACGGCGTGTCCTACGACTACGCCGTGATCTCGGCACACCGCGACCCCGAGCGGCTGGACGAGTACGTGAAGGCGAGCGATGCACGGGTCTTCATCGCGATAGCCGGACTCTCGGCGGCCCTCCCGGGAGTGATTGCCTCGAAGACGAAGCGCCCGGTGATCGGCGTTCCAGTGAGCGGGACGCTGATGGGCCTCGACGCCCTCCTCTCGATCGTCCAGATGCCGAAGGGTGTGCCGGTGGCCTGCGTCGGGGTGGACAACGGCGTGAACGCCGCCCTGCTCGCGGTCAGAATCCTCAACGCAGGACGCGCCTGA
- a CDS encoding pyridoxal-phosphate-dependent aminotransferase family protein, protein MEQEPLLMIPGPVPVPQRVRAAMTRQAINHRGPEFGAAYAETVRTLKTLFGTANELYIISGSGSAGMEAGIANFGRDRSIVSLVNGKFGDRFAKIAERYGTVTVLDSEWGTPLDLAALERELEAGAEVVTMVHNETSAGIRNPAPEVGKLARKHDALFIMDGVTSIGGDDVRMDEWGVDVAVVGSQKCLAAPAGLAAIAVSDRAWDRISEKRPFYLDMAAYRKSGKGTPMETPYTPAVPLFLALHEACKIIDEEGVDARIARHCRMADAVRAAAKAWGVDLFPKLDEHHAYSNTATAMRIPDGITDKDLRGTVKKFGIEIAGGQDHLKGKIFRIGTMGSVGAQEILATLAAVQFTLKKSGFKAGDGVEAAAEVLLG, encoded by the coding sequence ATGGAACAAGAACCACTCCTGATGATCCCCGGCCCCGTGCCCGTTCCGCAGCGGGTACGCGCCGCCATGACGCGGCAGGCTATCAACCACCGCGGCCCCGAGTTCGGCGCCGCCTACGCGGAGACCGTCCGGACCTTGAAGACCCTCTTTGGTACCGCAAACGAACTCTACATCATCAGCGGCTCGGGAAGCGCCGGCATGGAGGCCGGCATCGCGAACTTCGGGCGGGACAGATCGATCGTCTCGCTCGTAAACGGTAAGTTCGGCGACCGTTTCGCGAAGATTGCAGAGCGTTACGGCACCGTCACCGTCCTCGACTCCGAGTGGGGAACCCCGCTCGATCTCGCGGCCCTCGAGCGGGAACTCGAGGCCGGGGCCGAGGTCGTCACGATGGTCCACAACGAGACGAGCGCGGGTATCAGGAACCCCGCACCCGAGGTCGGCAAACTCGCCCGGAAGCACGACGCACTCTTCATCATGGACGGGGTCACCTCCATCGGCGGCGACGACGTCCGGATGGATGAATGGGGCGTCGATGTCGCCGTCGTCGGCTCGCAGAAGTGCCTCGCGGCTCCCGCAGGCCTCGCGGCCATCGCCGTCAGCGACCGCGCCTGGGACCGGATATCGGAGAAGCGGCCGTTCTACCTCGACATGGCCGCCTACAGAAAGAGCGGCAAGGGTACCCCGATGGAGACCCCCTACACCCCGGCGGTCCCGCTCTTCCTCGCGCTCCACGAGGCCTGCAAGATCATCGACGAGGAAGGCGTCGACGCCCGGATCGCCCGCCACTGCCGGATGGCCGACGCCGTCCGCGCCGCGGCGAAGGCCTGGGGCGTCGACCTCTTCCCGAAGCTCGACGAACACCACGCCTACTCGAACACCGCGACCGCGATGCGGATCCCGGACGGCATCACCGACAAGGATCTCCGGGGAACCGTCAAAAAGTTCGGGATCGAGATCGCCGGCGGCCAGGACCACCTCAAGGGGAAGATCTTCCGGATCGGCACCATGGGCAGCGTCGGGGCGCAGGAGATCCTCGCCACCCTCGCGGCCGTCCAGTTCACCTTGAAGAAGTCCGGGTTCAAGGCCGGGGACGGGGTGGAGGCGGCTGCTGAGGTGCTCCTCGGATGA
- the ribC gene encoding riboflavin synthase, with amino-acid sequence MKIGIADTTFARIDMGRIAAEEIRKHASVGLERYVVPGIKDLPVACKKLIEERGCDLVMALGMPGGAEKDKVCAHEASQGLILCQLMTNKHIIEVFVHEDEAGDAKELAWLMEQRTREHAVNAVRLALRPKDLEKLAGTGQRQGFEDVGPARP; translated from the coding sequence ATGAAGATCGGGATCGCCGACACGACGTTTGCCCGGATCGACATGGGCCGGATCGCCGCGGAAGAGATCCGCAAGCACGCGAGCGTGGGGCTGGAGCGCTACGTCGTCCCGGGGATCAAGGATCTCCCGGTGGCCTGCAAGAAACTGATCGAGGAGCGGGGATGCGACCTCGTGATGGCGCTCGGGATGCCCGGGGGAGCGGAGAAGGACAAGGTCTGCGCCCACGAGGCCTCGCAGGGCCTCATCCTTTGCCAGCTGATGACGAACAAACACATCATCGAGGTCTTCGTCCACGAGGACGAGGCAGGGGACGCAAAGGAACTTGCCTGGCTGATGGAGCAGCGGACGAGGGAGCATGCGGTGAACGCCGTCCGGCTCGCCCTCCGCCCGAAAGACCTCGAGAAGCTCGCCGGGACCGGCCAGCGGCAGGGGTTCGAGGACGTCGGTCCCGCACGCCCCTGA
- the ribH gene encoding 6,7-dimethyl-8-ribityllumazine synthase — translation MTINLGFVVAEFNRDITYMMEIEAREHARFLDAEVADTIYVPGAYDMPLAIKKMLTEGKVDAVVTIGCVIEGATQHDEIVVQHAARKIIDLSLEFGKPVALGISGPGMTRMEATERIDYAKRAVESAVKMVQRLE, via the coding sequence ATGACGATAAACCTTGGATTCGTCGTCGCGGAGTTCAACCGCGACATCACCTACATGATGGAGATCGAGGCCCGGGAGCACGCCCGCTTCCTCGACGCGGAGGTCGCCGATACGATCTACGTCCCCGGCGCCTACGACATGCCGCTTGCGATCAAGAAGATGCTCACTGAGGGGAAGGTCGACGCGGTCGTCACCATCGGCTGCGTGATCGAGGGCGCGACCCAGCACGACGAGATCGTCGTCCAGCACGCGGCGCGTAAGATCATCGACCTCTCCCTTGAGTTCGGCAAGCCCGTTGCCCTCGGGATCTCGGGGCCGGGGATGACCCGGATGGAAGCGACCGAGCGGATCGACTACGCGAAGCGCGCCGTCGAGTCGGCCGTGAAGATGGTTCAGCGGTTGGAATGA
- a CDS encoding pyridoxal phosphate-dependent aminotransferase yields MRGLSEKVAAIAPSATIEISNAAKRMAQEGVDVISLSIGEPDFDTPEHIKDACIDALHRGETHYAPSAGIPALTSAIAEKIARENGVPAKSDEVIVTCGAKDAIYEAMEAVLNPGDEVLILDPAWVSYEPCVQLAGAVARHHALSLKTFQVDDTLLEAVGPRTKMIVVNSPSNPSGAVLDGDSLGLIADICRDHDLYALSDEIYEKLVYGKEHVSLASLPEMAERTITINGFSKAYAMTGWRIGYAVAPRPILRQMEKVQQHTISHPTTFAMFGALAAIEGPQDCVETMRREFERRRDYLIPALRDLGYATAPADGAFYAYVQVDGDDMAVARSWLRDIHVAVTPGTAFHTPGWLRLSYATSMENLEEAVGRIARV; encoded by the coding sequence ATGAGGGGCCTCTCGGAGAAGGTTGCGGCCATCGCTCCTTCCGCGACGATCGAGATCTCGAACGCCGCAAAGCGGATGGCGCAGGAGGGTGTCGACGTCATCAGCCTCTCCATCGGGGAGCCGGACTTCGACACCCCGGAGCACATCAAGGATGCCTGCATCGACGCCCTCCACCGGGGCGAGACGCATTACGCCCCGAGTGCCGGGATACCCGCGCTGACGTCTGCGATCGCGGAGAAGATCGCCCGCGAGAACGGCGTCCCCGCAAAGTCCGACGAGGTGATCGTCACCTGCGGGGCGAAAGACGCCATCTACGAGGCAATGGAGGCCGTCCTGAACCCGGGCGACGAGGTGCTCATCCTCGATCCGGCGTGGGTGTCGTACGAGCCCTGCGTTCAACTTGCGGGCGCCGTCGCCCGGCATCACGCACTCTCGCTCAAGACCTTCCAGGTCGACGACACTCTTCTTGAGGCCGTCGGCCCCCGGACGAAGATGATCGTGGTCAACTCCCCCTCGAACCCCTCCGGCGCGGTGCTGGATGGCGACTCGCTCGGGCTCATCGCCGATATCTGCCGCGACCACGACCTCTACGCGCTCTCCGACGAGATCTACGAGAAACTGGTCTACGGGAAGGAGCACGTCTCCCTCGCCTCCCTCCCGGAGATGGCCGAGCGGACGATCACGATCAACGGGTTCTCGAAGGCCTATGCGATGACCGGGTGGCGGATCGGCTACGCGGTTGCTCCGCGGCCGATCCTCCGGCAGATGGAGAAGGTGCAGCAGCACACCATATCGCACCCGACGACGTTTGCGATGTTCGGCGCCCTCGCCGCGATCGAGGGTCCCCAGGACTGCGTGGAGACGATGCGCCGCGAGTTCGAGCGCCGCCGCGACTACCTCATCCCGGCGCTCCGCGACCTCGGCTACGCCACCGCACCGGCCGACGGCGCTTTCTACGCCTACGTGCAGGTCGACGGCGACGACATGGCGGTTGCCCGGTCGTGGCTCCGGGACATCCACGTGGCGGTCACCCCGGGAACCGCGTTTCACACCCCCGGCTGGCTCCGCCTCTCCTACGCGACCTCGATGGAGAACCTCGAGGAAGCGGTCGGGCGGATCGCGCGGGTCTAA
- a CDS encoding tetratricopeptide repeat protein produces the protein MELPWKSADALCRKGRAYAEQGQYDRAVECYDRAILQSPGTGAAWYHKGLALTGARDHRGAIECFDQAIRIDPTCARFWQARGQAMYEIREYREAAGSSGQAVKLAPDSANAWLIRGHALRKIGLTPEAIACYDRVVVLEPDRIDAWLARGTALAGERRYEAAIECYDRVVALDPGNANAWYARGTIETLLARFEDALASYDRAVAIDPNHTDTWYTKGCTLSALQRYDESIACFDRALALRPDDIEAWYNRGRALQNLERYEEALDCYERAFRLNPDYPGIWYLKATALKKLKRYDLALACFDRALRVNAVDAEIWYQKGLLYFALKRYGEAIECLGQALKLQPGHTDAEYYRGECHYALGDCEAAIECYRAVVRAHPENAIAWNNYGNALYQLERYEEALVCYERALEIDPENQRVWNNKASVLSVLSHYDKALVCYDRELRMHPENADAWYNKGLALFVLGRYGEAVTCYTHALEIDPARVEAWTTKGNALVLLDRCEEALDCYDRVLALNPDDDEALNGKAVALIHLDRPADAVKYYERLQRLPERKRKGERSRGKRIGS, from the coding sequence ATGGAACTCCCCTGGAAGAGCGCCGACGCCTTGTGCAGGAAGGGACGGGCATACGCCGAGCAAGGGCAGTACGACCGGGCCGTCGAGTGCTACGACCGGGCGATTCTGCAGAGCCCCGGCACCGGCGCCGCCTGGTACCATAAGGGGCTCGCCCTCACCGGCGCCCGGGACCACCGGGGAGCGATCGAATGCTTCGACCAGGCGATCAGGATCGACCCGACCTGTGCCCGGTTCTGGCAGGCCCGGGGGCAGGCGATGTACGAGATCAGGGAGTACCGGGAGGCGGCCGGATCCTCCGGCCAGGCGGTGAAACTCGCACCGGACTCCGCGAACGCCTGGCTCATCCGGGGCCACGCCCTCCGGAAGATCGGGCTCACTCCCGAGGCAATCGCGTGTTACGACCGGGTGGTCGTGCTCGAACCGGACCGGATCGACGCCTGGCTCGCCCGCGGCACGGCGCTTGCCGGCGAGCGCCGGTACGAGGCGGCGATCGAGTGCTATGACCGGGTGGTCGCGCTCGATCCGGGGAACGCAAACGCCTGGTATGCCAGAGGGACCATCGAGACCCTCCTCGCCCGCTTCGAGGACGCACTCGCCTCCTACGACCGCGCCGTCGCCATCGACCCGAACCACACCGATACCTGGTACACCAAAGGGTGCACGCTCTCGGCGCTCCAGCGCTACGACGAGTCAATCGCCTGCTTCGACCGCGCGCTCGCCCTCCGTCCCGACGACATCGAGGCCTGGTACAACCGGGGCCGGGCACTGCAGAACCTGGAGCGCTACGAAGAGGCGCTCGACTGCTACGAGCGGGCGTTCCGGCTCAACCCCGATTACCCCGGGATCTGGTATCTGAAGGCCACGGCGCTGAAGAAACTGAAGCGGTACGACCTCGCGCTCGCCTGCTTCGACCGCGCGCTCCGGGTGAACGCCGTCGACGCGGAGATCTGGTACCAGAAAGGCCTGCTCTACTTCGCCCTGAAGCGGTACGGGGAGGCGATAGAGTGCCTGGGCCAGGCGCTCAAACTCCAGCCCGGCCATACCGACGCGGAGTACTACCGGGGCGAGTGTCATTACGCCCTCGGGGACTGCGAGGCTGCAATCGAATGCTACCGGGCCGTGGTCAGGGCGCACCCCGAGAACGCCATCGCCTGGAACAACTACGGCAACGCACTCTACCAGCTCGAGCGCTACGAGGAGGCGCTCGTCTGCTACGAGCGGGCGCTCGAGATCGACCCGGAGAACCAGCGGGTCTGGAACAACAAAGCAAGCGTCCTCTCCGTTCTGTCGCACTACGACAAGGCGCTCGTCTGCTACGACCGGGAACTCCGGATGCACCCGGAGAACGCGGACGCCTGGTACAATAAAGGGCTCGCGCTCTTCGTCCTCGGACGGTACGGCGAGGCCGTCACCTGTTATACGCACGCGCTCGAGATCGATCCCGCGAGGGTTGAGGCCTGGACGACGAAGGGGAACGCGCTCGTGCTCCTGGATCGCTGCGAGGAGGCGCTCGACTGCTACGACCGGGTTCTCGCCCTCAACCCCGACGACGACGAAGCCCTCAACGGAAAGGCGGTGGCCCTGATCCACCTCGACCGCCCCGCCGATGCGGTCAAATACTACGAGAGGCTGCAACGGCTGCCGGAGCGGAAGCGGAAGGGAGAACGAAGTCGGGGAAAAAGGATAGGGTCTTAG
- the radC gene encoding RadC family protein — translation MRKMRDTPNRDRPREKLAARGPRALTDAELIALLIGRGTAGRDVREVAGDVERCLKHAKGCPSYDDLLEIDGIGSAKACEIMACFELGRRYLGGDGVSGHRIASPVDVLPLVAEWRDKKQEYFLCVTLNGAGEVIERRVVTVGTLNQSLVHPREVFSEAITDRAASVILIHNHPSGTLEPSTQDLGITRQLVEAGSILGIRVLDHIIVTKKGYASLKELGHL, via the coding sequence ATGAGAAAGATGCGTGATACCCCGAACCGCGATCGCCCGCGCGAAAAACTGGCAGCACGGGGACCCCGGGCGCTCACCGATGCCGAACTGATCGCCCTTCTCATCGGGCGCGGCACGGCGGGGCGGGACGTTCGAGAGGTCGCGGGCGACGTCGAACGCTGCCTGAAGCATGCGAAAGGCTGCCCCTCCTATGACGATCTCCTCGAAATAGATGGTATCGGTTCGGCAAAAGCCTGCGAGATCATGGCCTGCTTCGAACTCGGGCGGCGGTATCTCGGGGGCGACGGGGTCTCCGGGCACCGGATCGCCTCTCCCGTCGATGTGCTCCCGCTGGTTGCCGAGTGGCGGGACAAAAAGCAGGAGTACTTCCTGTGCGTCACCTTAAACGGTGCCGGCGAGGTGATCGAGCGCCGGGTGGTCACCGTCGGGACCCTGAACCAGAGCCTCGTCCACCCCCGGGAGGTCTTCTCCGAGGCGATCACCGACCGTGCGGCATCGGTCATCCTTATCCACAACCATCCCTCGGGCACTCTTGAGCCGTCCACCCAGGATCTCGGCATCACCCGGCAGCTCGTCGAGGCCGGATCGATCCTCGGCATCCGGGTGCTCGACCACATCATCGTCACGAAGAAAGGCTACGCGAGCTTAAAGGAGCTCGGGCACCTGTAA
- a CDS encoding YIP1 family protein translates to MDTGFLRVLLDPGRFFEARMQEKPSLKIPALIALVIGLIGAVSTIPMTDITMAMLPADMQGLGVIMMVISAGVAFIGGFLAWIIYGFVFHIVSMIFKGQGDLERTMEFTGYGLLPQVFGGIIGTYFSYQLLSGLNIPPMTNPEQMVEFSENLMTILTTDPLARIAGIVGILFMIWSANIWIFGMKYARNLSTRDAVLTVGIPVGLYILYMLITLAGWL, encoded by the coding sequence ATGGACACTGGATTTCTCCGGGTGTTGCTCGATCCCGGACGATTTTTTGAAGCGCGTATGCAGGAAAAACCGAGCCTGAAGATACCGGCGCTGATTGCGCTCGTCATCGGGCTGATCGGTGCGGTATCGACCATACCGATGACGGATATCACCATGGCCATGCTTCCCGCGGATATGCAGGGCCTCGGGGTGATCATGATGGTCATCTCCGCCGGCGTTGCCTTCATCGGCGGGTTTCTCGCGTGGATCATTTACGGTTTCGTCTTCCACATTGTCTCGATGATCTTCAAGGGCCAGGGCGACCTCGAGCGGACGATGGAGTTCACCGGCTACGGGCTCCTTCCCCAGGTCTTCGGGGGCATCATCGGGACATACTTCTCCTACCAGCTTCTCTCGGGCCTGAACATCCCGCCCATGACGAACCCCGAGCAGATGGTGGAGTTCTCCGAGAACCTGATGACGATTCTCACGACCGATCCCCTGGCGCGGATTGCCGGGATCGTGGGCATTCTCTTCATGATATGGAGCGCCAATATCTGGATCTTCGGTATGAAGTACGCGCGGAACCTCTCCACGCGGGACGCGGTTCTCACCGTCGGAATACCCGTGGGGCTCTACATCCTCTATATGCTCATCACACTTGCCGGATGGCTGTAA
- a CDS encoding COG1361 S-layer family protein gives MKSLNVLIISLLCAAIAFTAPASAGPADITVVSSSLDPSVLMKGDTGTLTVVVQNTGAETVAIRSARLYGSGVVPLSEPYPSVGELGAGNSKTFTFTVRADGGEGTFYPTFVLDFRDGAGNLRYPVPVQVENTPLSASVIQKPDAFAESRTADITVRVGNPRPNAASGVQVIPQGSGFTVTPTGGFIGSLAPDASGTVTFNLTPTAETDVTFQVVWRNGINTHTTDLVLPVAFGEDKKQADPVITNVEVTPIAGGYRIVGDVMNAGLESARSVVISPGSPATPIDPFRVYVVGTLDPDDISSFEVTFKVDGTVAEIPVVVEYRDDDGNRYTATRLIDLGGTTAAPLKEQEDGGFPIAGILVVALVALGVAGAIYYSWKRT, from the coding sequence ATGAAATCACTCAATGTTTTGATCATATCACTCCTCTGTGCCGCGATAGCGTTCACCGCACCGGCCAGCGCCGGTCCTGCGGACATCACCGTGGTCTCCTCGTCGCTCGACCCCTCGGTCCTGATGAAGGGGGACACCGGGACGCTGACGGTGGTCGTCCAGAACACCGGTGCCGAGACCGTGGCCATCCGGAGCGCCCGGCTCTACGGCAGCGGGGTCGTTCCCCTGAGCGAGCCCTATCCCTCGGTCGGGGAGCTCGGCGCCGGGAACAGCAAGACGTTCACCTTCACCGTCCGGGCGGACGGGGGGGAAGGAACGTTCTACCCGACGTTCGTGCTCGACTTCCGTGACGGTGCCGGCAACCTGCGCTACCCGGTTCCGGTCCAGGTCGAGAACACGCCGCTCAGCGCGTCGGTGATCCAAAAGCCGGACGCTTTCGCCGAGTCGCGAACGGCCGATATCACCGTCCGGGTGGGCAACCCGCGGCCGAACGCCGCCTCGGGCGTCCAGGTGATCCCGCAGGGGAGCGGCTTTACCGTCACGCCGACCGGCGGGTTCATCGGCAGCCTCGCCCCCGACGCGTCCGGGACGGTCACCTTCAACCTGACCCCGACCGCGGAGACGGACGTCACGTTCCAGGTGGTCTGGCGCAACGGGATCAACACCCACACCACCGACCTCGTCCTGCCGGTCGCGTTCGGCGAGGACAAGAAGCAGGCCGACCCCGTCATCACCAACGTCGAGGTCACGCCGATCGCCGGGGGCTACCGGATCGTGGGCGACGTCATGAACGCCGGTCTCGAGTCCGCCCGGTCGGTCGTCATCAGCCCCGGGTCGCCCGCGACGCCCATCGACCCGTTCCGGGTCTACGTCGTCGGAACGCTCGATCCCGACGACATCTCGTCGTTCGAGGTGACGTTTAAGGTCGACGGGACCGTGGCGGAGATCCCGGTCGTCGTCGAGTACCGGGACGACGACGGCAACCGCTACACGGCGACGCGGCTGATCGATCTCGGCGGCACGACGGCCGCCCCGCTCAAAGAGCAGGAGGACGGCGGGTTCCCGATAGCCGGGATCCTCGTCGTGGCGCTCGTCGCGCTCGGGGTTGCCGGAGCGATCTACTACTCGTGGAAGCGGACGTAA
- a CDS encoding ABC transporter ATP-binding protein translates to MPVISFENVRKVYPLPAGDVVALAGVDIAIEEGEFVLIMGPSGSGKSTLLNIMGSLDVPTSGEVTIAGNRIGGMDDDDLTLLRRDHIGFVFQQFNLIPLLSIVENVEYPLILKGRQNGTRERAEEVLRAVGIEKTHFTHKPGELSGGQQQRVAIARALVNDPDFLLCDEPTGNLDSKTGTAIMTLLDRMNREEGKTVVMVTHDPRMTEYADRTIRLVDGRVEE, encoded by the coding sequence ATGCCGGTCATCTCTTTCGAGAACGTGAGGAAGGTCTACCCCCTCCCGGCGGGCGACGTCGTGGCGCTCGCCGGCGTCGATATCGCCATCGAGGAGGGAGAGTTCGTCCTGATCATGGGCCCCTCGGGGTCGGGGAAGTCGACGCTCCTGAATATCATGGGGTCGCTCGACGTCCCGACCTCGGGCGAGGTCACCATCGCCGGCAACAGGATCGGCGGGATGGACGACGACGACCTGACCCTTCTGCGGCGCGACCATATCGGGTTCGTCTTCCAGCAGTTCAACCTGATCCCGCTCCTCTCGATCGTCGAGAACGTCGAGTATCCCCTGATCCTGAAGGGTCGGCAGAACGGCACCCGGGAACGGGCGGAGGAAGTCCTCAGGGCGGTCGGGATCGAGAAGACCCATTTCACCCATAAGCCGGGCGAACTCTCCGGCGGGCAGCAGCAGCGGGTCGCGATCGCCCGGGCGCTCGTCAACGATCCCGATTTCCTCCTCTGCGACGAGCCGACCGGGAACCTGGACTCGAAGACCGGCACCGCCATCATGACCCTCCTCGACCGGATGAACCGCGAGGAGGGCAAGACCGTCGTCATGGTCACCCACGACCCCCGCATGACCGAATACGCCGACCGGACGATCCGGCTCGTCGACGGGAGGGTGGAAGAATGA
- a CDS encoding ABC transporter permease has translation MTFFDLARRNVVRHWLRSSLAVIGIVIGVIAIASLGIMGNSIGLMFNDMVSDVGDTVIVSPAMGVGGGKLTERQVSDIARAVGSNDVIPFSSTADRLSVGDKESAAMIYAIPAEDIPALLEVESGAYPRDTGGGCLIGSELAANSRENGLKLGARVRIGDETLRVVGVLKERGMGFDINPDYAIVVPYTWYSSHYDEEDYDQAIVKVRDVNDIDAVKESIEQRMNRREDTVNVMDTRGILESVFAATESITVFLAGIGAISLLVAGVSILNVMLMSVTERIKEIGVLRSIGTRRGEVMRMFIYEALLLGIAGALIGGVLSFCTGYLVTVVFAGNADYLFDPASLLYIVFGMAFGVITSVASGLYPAWKAAHLNPIQALRHE, from the coding sequence ATGACGTTCTTCGACCTCGCCCGCCGGAACGTCGTCCGCCACTGGCTCCGGTCGTCCCTTGCGGTCATCGGGATCGTCATCGGCGTCATCGCGATCGCCTCCCTCGGGATCATGGGCAACAGCATCGGCCTGATGTTCAACGACATGGTCAGCGACGTCGGCGACACCGTCATCGTCTCCCCGGCGATGGGCGTGGGCGGCGGCAAACTCACCGAGCGGCAGGTCTCCGATATCGCCCGGGCGGTCGGCTCGAACGACGTCATACCGTTCTCGAGCACCGCTGACAGGTTATCCGTGGGCGATAAGGAGAGCGCCGCGATGATCTACGCGATCCCCGCCGAGGATATCCCCGCTCTGCTCGAAGTGGAGTCGGGGGCCTACCCGAGGGATACGGGCGGCGGGTGCCTGATCGGGAGCGAGCTTGCCGCGAACAGCAGGGAGAACGGCCTGAAACTCGGTGCCCGGGTCAGGATCGGCGACGAGACCCTCCGTGTCGTGGGCGTGCTCAAGGAGCGGGGAATGGGGTTCGACATCAACCCCGATTACGCCATCGTCGTCCCTTACACCTGGTATTCGAGTCACTACGACGAAGAAGATTACGACCAGGCGATCGTGAAGGTCAGGGACGTCAACGATATCGACGCGGTCAAGGAGTCGATCGAGCAGCGGATGAACCGCCGGGAGGATACCGTCAACGTCATGGATACGAGAGGGATCCTCGAGAGCGTCTTTGCGGCCACCGAGTCGATCACGGTGTTTCTCGCGGGAATCGGCGCGATATCGCTCCTTGTTGCCGGGGTCTCGATCCTGAACGTGATGCTGATGTCGGTGACCGAGCGGATCAAGGAGATCGGCGTTCTCCGGAGTATCGGCACCCGGCGGGGCGAGGTGATGCGGATGTTCATCTACGAGGCACTCCTCCTCGGCATTGCGGGCGCTCTCATCGGGGGCGTGCTCAGTTTCTGCACCGGGTATCTGGTGACCGTGGTCTTCGCCGGAAACGCGGACTATCTCTTCGACCCGGCGAGCCTCCTCTACATCGTCTTCGGGATGGCCTTCGGCGTCATCACGAGCGTGGCATCCGGCCTCTACCCGGCCTGGAAGGCGGCGCACCTGAACCCGATCCAGGCGCTGCGCCACGAGTGA